The proteins below come from a single Saccharophagus degradans 2-40 genomic window:
- a CDS encoding IclR family transcriptional regulator produces the protein MSTTNKYAAPALERGLDILEYLVSQEQPRSQTEIAIGIGRKPNDIYRVLVGLEARGYLLRDEHSGRYRLSFKLYNLSRSISPIDKMRQCALPYMEDLAVGIGQSCYLAMLYQSQTMIIVHARGHSPISLNISEGALFPTSASTAGKVLLANSKTKVRNMILQRDNTYTALAKPKQTALLAELDNIKDDGCLSAASPFIEGATDFAALIGVPEGEVIAALAISSLKSNWGSATPAEELREKVIATAQHITQQLGSL, from the coding sequence TTGAGCACAACAAACAAATACGCAGCACCGGCTTTAGAAAGGGGGTTGGACATACTGGAATACCTTGTCAGCCAAGAGCAGCCCCGCTCCCAAACAGAGATAGCAATAGGAATAGGCCGGAAGCCAAATGATATTTACCGAGTGTTGGTAGGGTTAGAAGCGCGGGGCTACCTATTGCGCGATGAACACTCTGGGCGCTATCGGCTGTCGTTTAAGCTGTACAACCTTTCGCGAAGTATTTCCCCTATAGACAAAATGCGCCAATGCGCCCTGCCCTACATGGAAGACTTAGCAGTAGGCATTGGCCAATCCTGCTACTTGGCTATGCTTTACCAGAGCCAAACTATGATTATTGTGCACGCGCGCGGTCACAGCCCAATCTCGTTAAACATAAGCGAAGGCGCACTCTTTCCCACTAGCGCAAGCACCGCTGGCAAGGTGTTGCTCGCCAACAGTAAAACCAAAGTACGAAACATGATCCTACAAAGAGATAATACCTATACAGCCCTCGCCAAGCCCAAGCAAACGGCTTTACTAGCAGAGCTTGATAACATCAAAGATGACGGCTGCCTCTCTGCCGCCAGCCCCTTTATAGAGGGCGCAACCGACTTTGCAGCCTTAATAGGCGTACCAGAAGGCGAGGTAATAGCGGCTTTAGCAATTTCATCACTCAAGTCTAACTGGGGTAGCGCAACCCCAGCCGAAGAGCTACGCGAGAAGGTAATTGCTACCGCCCAGCACATTACCCAACAGCTGGGTAGCCTGTAA
- a CDS encoding phytanoyl-CoA dioxygenase family protein has protein sequence MSALRLTPEQQTAYHRDGYVIASGFFSLQEITRLQDLAFNDETLYERAWNKKDGSGKVSKVCLWQQTGDDFYSMFSRSKRLAESVEKLIGEPIYHTSTKIMMKEPFVGGAWEWHQDFGYWHRDNLMLYPKAVSCMVAINKATIENGCLQVLKGSHHIGRLDHSKTGDQKGADMLFVEEAMKHHELVNVELEPGDVLFFHCNLLHKSNQNQSAAPRWSMICAYNAISNQAFMENEAVYYPFSTVEDTAILDWQA, from the coding sequence ATGAGTGCACTTAGGTTAACCCCCGAGCAACAAACGGCGTATCACCGAGATGGTTATGTGATTGCTTCTGGCTTTTTCTCACTACAAGAAATTACACGCCTGCAAGATCTGGCGTTTAATGATGAAACACTTTACGAGCGAGCTTGGAATAAAAAAGATGGCTCTGGCAAGGTGAGTAAGGTGTGCTTGTGGCAACAAACAGGCGATGATTTTTACAGTATGTTTTCTCGCAGTAAGCGGTTGGCTGAGAGCGTAGAAAAATTAATAGGTGAGCCTATTTACCACACCAGCACTAAAATAATGATGAAGGAGCCATTTGTAGGTGGCGCGTGGGAATGGCATCAAGATTTTGGTTATTGGCACCGCGATAATTTAATGCTCTACCCAAAAGCTGTGAGCTGTATGGTGGCCATTAACAAAGCCACTATAGAAAATGGATGCCTGCAAGTATTAAAAGGTTCGCACCATATTGGCCGTTTAGATCACAGCAAAACCGGTGATCAAAAGGGGGCAGATATGTTATTTGTGGAAGAGGCTATGAAGCACCACGAACTTGTAAACGTAGAGCTTGAGCCTGGTGATGTTTTATTTTTTCATTGCAATTTATTACATAAGTCTAATCAAAATCAATCTGCTGCACCGCGTTGGTCAATGATCTGTGCGTATAACGCGATATCTAACCAAGCATTTATGGAGAATGAAGCCGTTTATTACCCGTTCTCTACGGTTGAAGACACCGCAATTTTAGATTGGCAAGCGTAG
- a CDS encoding type I secretion protein TolC: METTPSKPTPSIHAPSKIKPPPKSNIYPHGLIVGQGKFQYRVNCEWGMQDSEKYPVENCHDLAMDSQGRIFLVTDHPQNNVLIYSRTGELLDAWGTMFPCAHSIRIVNENGEEVIYLVDSGWITNRKWDGVSTDAWDSPTNKVIAQSGFIAKLTLDGRLIFTIGHPQTIGVYTPDQPFRPTDIAVAPNGDLYVTDGYGSDYVLHYSSNGQFIRRWGGANNANAECNLVNTHGIEVDLRNPNDPHLIVSSRGECKLKQFNLDGTYRGTIDTAGAHIGGPVFSGDHFFAPVCWSNINGKTVDNSGFISVFDKNNKVVTNIGGAAPCYKNGQLQPMCSSWDVFNHCHGLCVDGNGFVYVGQWRANQTYPIRLEPV, encoded by the coding sequence ATGGAAACTACACCGTCTAAACCTACTCCTTCTATCCATGCCCCCTCTAAAATAAAGCCTCCACCCAAGTCGAATATTTACCCTCATGGCTTAATTGTGGGCCAAGGTAAGTTCCAATATAGAGTGAATTGTGAGTGGGGGATGCAAGATAGTGAAAAATACCCTGTTGAAAATTGTCATGACCTCGCGATGGATTCCCAAGGGCGCATATTTTTGGTGACCGATCACCCCCAAAATAATGTGCTAATTTATAGTAGAACAGGCGAGTTGTTAGATGCTTGGGGCACCATGTTTCCCTGTGCGCATTCAATACGTATTGTGAATGAAAATGGCGAAGAGGTAATTTACCTTGTTGATAGTGGTTGGATAACAAATCGAAAATGGGATGGTGTATCAACGGATGCTTGGGATTCGCCAACCAATAAAGTAATTGCCCAAAGTGGTTTTATTGCAAAGCTAACACTAGACGGCCGCCTTATTTTTACTATTGGTCACCCGCAAACAATAGGTGTGTACACACCAGATCAACCATTTAGGCCTACAGATATTGCCGTTGCGCCCAATGGTGACCTGTACGTGACAGATGGTTATGGTTCTGATTACGTATTGCACTATAGCTCAAACGGTCAATTTATTCGGCGCTGGGGCGGGGCCAATAATGCAAATGCTGAGTGTAATTTAGTAAATACTCACGGAATAGAAGTAGATTTGCGCAACCCTAACGACCCACACTTAATAGTTAGCTCTAGGGGCGAGTGCAAATTAAAGCAGTTCAATTTAGACGGCACCTACAGAGGCACTATAGATACCGCCGGCGCACATATAGGCGGCCCTGTATTTAGTGGTGACCATTTTTTTGCGCCTGTATGCTGGTCTAACATTAATGGTAAAACAGTGGATAATTCTGGCTTTATAAGTGTGTTTGATAAAAATAATAAAGTAGTTACCAATATAGGTGGCGCTGCACCTTGCTATAAAAACGGACAGTTGCAGCCAATGTGTAGCTCGTGGGATGTTTTTAATCATTGCCATGGTTTGTGTGTAGATGGTAATGGCTTTGTTTATGTGGGGCAATGGCGCGCGAACCAAACTTACCCAATTCGATTAGAGCCTGTGTAG